The DNA window TAATGTGTTTTAAATGGAAGGGCGGGGGTTTACTTAAATTACGACACGTCCTGATCCTCAACATCCTGGATTTGCTCTTTGGGCTCGCCATCACCTGCGTTGGGGTCTACTTCTTAGTATAATATTTAGAACTTAATAACGGAGCCGAACAAATGGGTGATATTACAACTTACCTTCTGCCTGCATATCGGACGTCCATAATGTGAGGTTGTCGCGCAGCAGCTGCATGATGAGTGTCGAGTCTTTGTAGCTCTCTTCGCTCAGCGTATCCAACTCGGCAATGGCATCATCGAAAGCGGCTTTCGCCAAGCGGCAAGCGCGGTCCGGCGAGTTGAGAATCTCATAGTAGAACACCTGCAAGGATTTGGacatatatatagaatacATAAGACGACATCGTATCTCTTCTTCAATCATCACTCACCGAGAAGTTCAATGCCAAGCCCAAGCGGATGGGGTGTGTTGGTGGCAGATCGTTCATGGCAATATCGCTGGCCGCCTTGTAGGCAATCAGCGAGTTCTCTGCCGCATCCTTGCGGTCCGAGCCGGTGGCGAACTCGGCCAGATAGCGATGGTAGTCGCCCTTCATCTTATAGTAGAATACTTTGCTTTCGCCGGATGTGGCGCATGGAATGAGATGCTTTTCGAGCACGTTCAGTATATCCGAGCAGATGTCGCGCAGCTCCTTCTCCACCTGTCCGCGGTAGGTTTTGATCATCTCCAATTTCTCCTCGGCCCCCTTGTTCTCCTCCTTCTGTTCGATCGAGGTGATGATGCGCCACGAGGCACGGCGTGCTCCAATCACATTCTTGTACGCCACCGACAGCAGATTTCGCTCCTCGACGGTCAGCTCTACGTCCATGGAGGCGACCTTCTTCATGGCCTCCACCATTTCTGTAAATGAGGACATAACAAATGAAAGGTGTGGTCTTTAGTATAAAAGAGTAAAAGTTTATAGTAATTTAAGGGATTGCCCATTACCTATCAATTAGTTTAATCATTAGTtcgcatatatgtatattcattCTGCATTTCCTAAGGAAAATATACATCATAAAACAAATACTTCATTTGAGTGAGTAAGAAGTAGTTTTTATGATGTAATTTAAGCAATGCTATCAGACGctattttatcaaaaatttcgtaGAATACAAATGTTTATATGATTGTTCATATAACATTTGAATTGCTTTCATATATATCATGTTAAGATTTGgaataaaagcaaaaatttgAATTGGAAAACCAAacgtatatgtatacatacattatatatattttgcgtAGATAAATTTATCCAAGGTATGGAAGGCTTGTTATCTGGACTTTCCTCCCGCTTGTCCTTCTCCCCCCGCGACAGTCTAGACTAcctattttccatttcttaTCGGCGACACGCCCAATCCGCGATGATATATAAGTTATGCACATATATTTATGCATAAGTTGGCGTTGCGTCTACGCCCGATTTAGCTGGTTTTGTCATACCAATACCAATACGGGGCAATCCAATCAGCCGGTGATAAGGGCGGCTTCCGCCACATTGTTGCATCCAATCCTATCGGCCCCATCGGACATCTCTATCTGCGTCTGCATCACCATCTAAAACTGCGTCATGAATCACATGTTCGGAACTCAACACGGAAGCAAGCAAGGAGTTCGTATATCAAACTAAAGTGAAAAGGTCGGTTAAGAGCTGATATCATTAGGCGCTTTCATTTCCTTTTTCGAGTCAGTCAATTCAAGTCGAAATATATTTCGAGGTTCATTTAAATGCTTTTTGGGCATATGATTAGTATTTTGAATTATAAAAGATTAGTTTTTGTTATCTGGCCAAAGGAAATGTAAGATATTTCCGAGCCAAATCATCTAAATTATCATTGCAGTGCTGTCTGTTTGGGTAAAAGCAGTTGCAGGCTAACTATCTCGGGCATATCTGGTTGATAACAATACAGAGCTATGCTATACTATACAAAATATTGTAATTGTAGCGCGTTTGCTGACTTGCACTGTCTGCCCTCTTTCTCGCTCGCACCCGCTGCCCGTCAGCTGCTGACGTATTTCGCACACCAACACCCCCCCACACACTCATACACACACAAAGGCATCGGGACATTTGCCGACTGTCTGCTTAGCTTATTAGTGCGATTTTTGTTGTAGCACGTATTTGTGAAAAATAGCCAATAAAGTTGCATGATTCACGAATATTTGTGGCTGCGATTGAACTTCAAACATTGTTGTTCGCATTGGCGGGCTGCTTGAAACCAATGTGTATGATGTGCACACGCATTTTACAACGCTTGCCAGCGCTGCTGAGTTACGCATAAAAAATGAACTTGAAAGTGGATTGGGGGGAAAAGAGGGGGAAGCACAGTTGGGCGGTGGCTGGTATCCTTGCTGCTTTAAAAGTATACAGCACATGTTGCTTAGTAGTAAGTAATCCACAACCAATTATGAGACATGCGCGTCAGACCAGTCACTAAATAATGTACATATAGCAAGGCGAAAATCAATAAACGCGTCCCAAAAATAAAGACCCAAGTCCCGCGGGCATGATAAATCATTTGCGGAACCACGAAGTGGTAAAAAGAAATGTATGGAAACTTCTCGAATCATCTGAACATTCAGGAGAAATTGCAAAGTTCACGAAAGACTAGCAAATATGAGAAAAGTAGTTAGATATTTCCAACAAAATTTTGGGAAAAATAGTATGGAATATACATTCTAAGTACATTCTTGAGCAGTGGAACTGTATTTGCAAAgtatttttgataatttttcttatgaaaaattattaatcttTTTCGTAAACAAGTTGATTGCAAAAATGAGTATGGTCATTTGAAATGCGTTGTTTTTCCAAGAAATAAGTATTGGAATTTGATAAACTGGCGACAACCCTGCAATGGcaacccaccaccaccacccagaAGTACAAAGAAGTCACGCGAGCTGGAATGAAAGATTAGGACGAAATAGGGAGCAAAAGGAATGGGCAGGATTTTCCACCCCCTACTACCAACACGCCCCCAGCGATCCACCCCCTCCCTTATGAGACGCCTGTGGGTGTGTCATGcgctcgtgtgtgtgtgtgtgtgtgtgtgagtgcgcgtgcttttgtgtgtgtgtgtgagtcgcATAAGGGCGCAGCAGCTGAAAAAACATGCGCACATACCGTTACAGCGGGCAGAGAATGTGTAATTAGACAAaggaagcagcaacaacagcgccTAAAATGGTGCAATTTGAGCTAAAAGCgagcaacaaacaaaacacaccTAACACCACCcccacccaccgcccatcaATCAACCGTATGTATGCTACTTTTTCCactcagtttttttttttgtctgccTTTTGCGCATATTGACGACATTGACGAGAACGAACATCAACGGAAAAAGCAGCGCGCGACCTCGAAAAAAATGTAGATAGAACGCAGAGAGCGCAAGATGGAAAGAGCATGGAGCGGAGGATGGCGGGGGGGGGGGGTGCAGGGGGCAGCACCTGAGAAAGCACACTTAAAGGCTGACGTTAATGTGTGCAGAAAAGAGGAGCAGGGGTGTGAAGAGGAGCGGAGATCAGGGGCGGAGAGGGCGAGGTAAGTTCAGATTGGGGGCGCAGACATTGCCGGCTGGCGGCTTCGCCGCTCCGCTTCGCTCTCCACcgcgctctttctctctcttcgTGCGCAATGGTGTTGGTGCTCCAGCATGAGCTCCACCGCAAAATGTCCGAGTGTGACAAGGCCAACGCCAAGTACACCGATGGGCGAAAATAAGAAGACAAACATGTGATACAGACACAAATATCCCCACCAGtggtgtatgtatgtatgccctgtttgtgtgtgctaaTAGTTGATTGACTTCTttgccgccgccaccgcccgtTAATGTTGTCAGTTTTGCAGGCAATTAGTTGCAGAGTACTGTTGCAATTATTGTTGCTATATTCGCTGCCCAAGTACAGCAGCAAAAAGAAACGGCAGACGGAGGAATCGCCAAATGTTTGTTAACTTTTTACAGCCACTGTGCAGCGTCGCCGACACTCTGACACACTAGCCATCTCGTTTTGACGCACGCAGAGTTTATGGCAATTGGTTAAGCGCGCGCTTTTTGCAAATGCCGAATTTGCCGTCCCCCTCCAACTGTGACTATCTTTGCATTTTGAGCtggctttttaattaattggagtatttttaattaaatataagcaAAGGctgcaacaaaagcaacaaaaataataaaaaccgcCCTGCGGACACTCATCGGCACACTCACACCTCcatgcaaacacacacacacactcgcgcaTGCATACATGCGCAAAAGCATGAGTAATGCGAGAGTAACAGAAGAAGCAgagaaaaattttatatttcctttttttcgcaTTATCAGACAGGGTTGCCTAGTGGCCGCATAACTGCTTGCAACTAGCCGCaactaatttgcataaataaagaaTTAAGCAATAGGCAGAAAGTGAGAGAGGGAGACAGCCGGCGACACAATCGATTCATTCATCGATTTTTCGCAGCAACGGCATGGTGACgacgccgctgctgctgcgcatGAAAAGCACATTTCGTTGAAAAGGGGGGAGAGGGGTCTGAGAGAGAGAGGACTGCCCCCTACCCCTGCCCCACAATCATTGATTTTGGGTGTGGAATAAGTGTATTTAACAAACTAGAATCCCCGAAAAATGTGTCGTTTCTAGAAAGTTACGCCTTGACAACTACTAAGAAAAAAGAACGCGAACTGGAAACAACTGCAAACAGCCCTTAGCAACCAAGGAAGAAAATGAAATGCTAGCTGCCGCGCAGCCCTCGCTGGCAACGCCAAATACACAAAATTTTCCCCTTCTAAACTAATACTATATAGTTCCAAAAAAGAAAGAGCGGGGGAAGAAAAGCAAACTATTTGCTGTAAATTATAATACGCAATTCCGTTTCTTTCTCTTTTTGTGCAAAACCACGCGAATTTTTGCCGGTAAAAATCAGGTTTTACACTCTATTCATCTCTTTTCGTTCTTCCGACGCTCTGCTTCTTCTTCggcttcttcctcttcttgcTGTTTCCTCCATCTCCCGTATTTCTCCCGTCTTTTCGCAAGAAATACTACTCATCGCGACGCTGCGTCGCTTCGACTGCAGCTATAGcgatgaaaattgaaaatttccaTCGTTTTCTctggaaaaaaaaacctttCAATTGGCAAATTCGGCCGAAAAGCGGAGCTCTAGACTTTTCAACGACCACGCGACGACGCAATGGATCGggaagacaaaaaaaaatcccAGGCGACCCCTCCCCAAAAAAGTTGGCGCTCCTCAGTCGAGAAAATTTTTTCCCTACTCTACTCGCATTTTTCTACCGTTTTCTACCATTTTTTTCGGAATCACTACTCACCGTCGTAGCGCTCAGCCTGTTCGGCAAGCTTTGCCTTGTACACATTGTTCTCGCGCTCAGTCATTGTGTTGAAGCCTTTTCGGTTAAATTAATCCAcagaaaaaattatttaaatgctcCCGGTACGTGCGGCGTCGATTTTGCTTGCTGCCTGTGATTCGTCGCCTTCTTTTTTCTCTACTTCTCGAGCGGTGTGACCGTATCGGGCGGCGGTTGAAACACTAAAATTGATGGGCGATGGCCTAATGACGGCCTTAAAAACGCATCACGCGTACCGTGCGCATGCGCATG is part of the Drosophila sechellia strain sech25 chromosome 3R, ASM438219v1, whole genome shotgun sequence genome and encodes:
- the LOC6616635 gene encoding 14-3-3 protein epsilon isoform X4; this encodes MTERENNVYKAKLAEQAERYDEMVEAMKKVASMDVELTVEERNLLSVAYKNVIGARRASWRIITSIEQKEENKGAEEKLEMIKTYRGQVEKELRDICSDILNVLEKHLIPCATSGESKVFYYKMKGDYHRYLAEFATGSDRKDAAENSLIAYKAASDIAMNDLPPTHPIRLGLALNFSVFYYEILNSPDRACRLAKAAFDDAIAELDTLSEESYKDSTLIMQLLRDNLTLWTSDMQAEGDGEPKEQIQDVEDQDVS
- the LOC6616635 gene encoding 14-3-3 protein epsilon isoform X2, giving the protein MTERENNVYKAKLAEQAERYDEMVEAMKKVASMDVELTVEERNLLSVAYKNVIGARRASWRIITSIEQKEENKGAEEKLEMIKTYRGQVEKELRDICSDILNVLEKHLIPCATSGESKVFYYKMKGDYHRYLAEFATGSDRKDAAENSLIAYKAASDIAMNDLPPTHPIRLGLALNFSVFYYEILNSPDRACRLAKAAFDDAIAELDTLSEESYKDSTLIMQLLRDNLTLWTSDMQAEVDPNAGDGEPKEQIQDVEDQDVS
- the LOC6616635 gene encoding 14-3-3 protein epsilon isoform X1 — its product is MTERENNVYKAKLAEQAERYDEMVEAMKKVASMDVELTVEERNLLSVAYKNVIGARRASWRIITSIEQKEENKGAEEKLEMIKTYRGQVEKELRDICSDILNVLEKHLIPCATSGESKVFYYKMKGDYHRYLAEFATGSDRKDAAENSLIAYKAASDIAMNDLPPTHPIRLGLALNFSVFYYEILNSPDRACRLAKAAFDDAIAELDTLSEESYKDSTLIMQLLRDNLTLWTSDMQAEEVDPNAGDGEPKEQIQDVEDQDVS
- the LOC6616635 gene encoding 14-3-3 protein epsilon isoform X3, which produces MTERENNVYKAKLAEQAERYDEMVEAMKKVASMDVELTVEERNLLSVAYKNVIGARRASWRIITSIEQKEENKGAEEKLEMIKTYRGQVEKELRDICSDILNVLEKHLIPCATSGESKVFYYKMKGDYHRYLAEFATGSDRKDAAENSLIAYKAASDIAMNDLPPTHPIRLGLALNFSVFYYEILNSPDRACRLAKAAFDDAIAELDTLSEESYKDSTLIMQLLRDNLTLWTSDMQAEDPNAGDGEPKEQIQDVEDQDVS